One Papaver somniferum cultivar HN1 chromosome 10, ASM357369v1, whole genome shotgun sequence genomic window carries:
- the LOC113319615 gene encoding vacuolar protein sorting-associated protein 28 homolog 1-like, producing the protein MDVKLWNDKREREMYDNFADLYAIIKATEKLEKAYVRDLITSSVYEPECLKLIAQFKTLTSSLVGALPSIERFAEIYKMDCPAALNRLVSSGIPATYEHRASAAASTTGSAAIVAECVQHFITAMDTLKLNMVAVDQLHPILYDLSGSLNKLGILPPDFEGKVKMKEWISRLANMGASDELTEQQSRQLHFDLESSYNLFMAALPNSGA; encoded by the exons ATGGATGTAAAGCTATGGAATGACAAGAGAGAACGAGAGATGTATGATAATTTTGCTGATCTGTATGCAATTATTAAAGCTACAGAAAAGCTTGAAAAAGCTTATGTACGTGATTTAATCACATCATCGGTGTATGAACCCGAGTGTTTAAAATTGATTgctcaattcaaaaccctaacttcatctcTTGTTGGTGCACTTCCTAGTATTGAGCGTTTTGCTGAAATCTATAAAATGGATTGTCCTGCTGCTCTTAATCGTTTAGTTTCTTCTGGGATTCCTGCCACATATGAGCATCGAGCTTCTGCTGCTGCATCTACTACTGGTTCAGCTGCAATTGTAGCAGAATGTGTGCAGCATTTCATTACAGCTATGGATACTTTGAAACTCAACATGGTTGCTGTTGATCAG CTACACCCGATACTATATGACCTATCAGGGTCCCTCAACAAGCTCGGTATACTGCCACCTGATTTTGAGGGGAAAGTGAAAATGAAGGAGTGGATTTCAAGATTGGCAAACATGGGTGCTTCTGACGAACTGACTGAACAGCAATCTAGACAACTTCATTTTGACCTTGAATCATCCTACAACTTATTCATGGCTGCTCTACCCAATTCTGGCGCCTGA